In the Sedimentisphaera cyanobacteriorum genome, TGATAATATAAAGGTGGAATACTATGGAAGTATGACTCCGATAAACCAGATGGCAAACGTTAATGCGCCTGATGCTACAAACATCCTGATAAAACCTTTCGATCCCTCTTCGCTGAAAAATATTGAGAAGGCGATAAAGGCCAGCGATGTGGGGCTTAACCCAATAGCTGAAAACGGAGCGATAAGAATCTCTGTTCCTCCGCTTTCTGAGGAGAGAAGGGAAAAGATTGCAGACCAAGTCAAGCAGATGGGGGAAGCCCAGAAAATTGCTATAAGGAATGTTAGAAGGGATGCCAACAAGAAACTCGATGATGATGAGAAAAACAAGGTTATCAGCGAGGATGACAGAGACCACGCAAAGAAAGAAGTAGATCAGATGACCAAGAAATATACTGAAGAGATTGAAGAACATACTAAGGCTAAGATTGAAGAAGTGATGACTGTGTAGCAGATGAATGGATTTTGCTGCAATGAATTTTATTAAAAAGGCTTTTGATTAGATGGCGAAAACTGATAAAAAAAATAAGGGTGCTAAAAATAAAGGCACATTTTTCAAGATTGCGGGAATAGCAGCAGGCATTGTTTTGCTTTTGATTGTTTTTTCGCCTCTGATTATCTCATTCAGTCCTGTGAGCAGTTTGGCAGTAGGTTTTGCTGAGAGCAAAACAGGGTTCGATATAGAGCTCTCCCAGCTCAGGGTAGGCTGGACTAAAGGGATTATGATGTACGATGTGCATCTTAAAGACCCTGAAGGCAGAATCGACTTCAAGGCCGATAAGTTTTTTATACATCCCTCTCTAACTGCTCTTTTAAGGAAAGAGGTTGACGTTAAAAAATGCCTCCTTGAGGGCAGCCGAACAACCTTGAAAATTGATAAGGCCGCTCTGAAGGAGGCCGGCAAAAAAGCGAAAACAGCCTATTCTGATATATCATACGCTAATGATTATGCAGAGGCTTCATTAAGCCCGGACTTCTTTACAGCTTTGAATTCGGTTAAGAGGTTCAGGATTAATTTGAAAGATTGCGCAGTGAGCTTGGTAGATGCTGAACAGGCAGACCTGTTTGAGCTCAACAGCCTTCAAGGCAGAATTAAGCTTAACCCCCCAGGGGAAACTTCCGGAGCTGATTTGGTGGGCAGGCTGAAGCAGGGTGAATCCAGCGCACCGCTTAAATTTTTCGCTTTGCTTAATAGAAAGCCTTCCCTTCTCTCGCTTAAGGGTATTTCCGCAAAAATTGACGCATCGGTTCAAAGGCTTCAGCTCGAAGGTCTAAAGCCTTTGATGGATCTGGCAGGGCAGGATTTTAATTTTCAAGGGGTTGCTGATGCCGAAATTTCTCTCTCTGCTGAAGAGGGGATGTTTAATGAGTCTGAGGTTAAGGTTAAGTCTGAAGGGCTTGCCGCTGCTTTCCCCGAGAGGGCATTCAAAGAGCTTAAATTCGGGGATACTTCTCTGAAGCTGCTTTTCAAAACAGATGAAGGCTTTGTTGATATAATGGACTGCACCTGTCAGTCCGGTTTTTTTGATTTCAATCTTACAGGCCAGATTCCTAAAACATTTACAAGTCTTGTAGAAATGATGAACGGAAAGTCTGAGGCCGAGCTTGAGGGCTTTTTCAATCTCGATATGCCGAAAGCTTTTGGGCGTCTGCCTGAAGAAAGCAAAAACGAAAACTTCGATCTTCAGAGCGGCAAGATAGCAGGGCGGATTTCAACAGAAACCTTAGGCGAGGGCAAAATCCTTCTTGCCAATATGAATATGGTAGATTTTGAGGGAAT is a window encoding:
- the frr gene encoding ribosome recycling factor, which codes for MPVKKILKEHETSMKKCVEYLHNEFKGVRTGRASTGLVDNIKVEYYGSMTPINQMANVNAPDATNILIKPFDPSSLKNIEKAIKASDVGLNPIAENGAIRISVPPLSEERREKIADQVKQMGEAQKIAIRNVRRDANKKLDDDEKNKVISEDDRDHAKKEVDQMTKKYTEEIEEHTKAKIEEVMTV